The Lysobacter capsici genome has a segment encoding these proteins:
- a CDS encoding glycoside hydrolase family 19 protein, producing the protein MLTAEQLQQAMRCPSVRANRWHPALSAAMRKFSISTPRRIAHFVAELGHESLSLSRTEENLSYSSLPRLLQVFGHRLPPDAASQYLRQPEKLGNQVYAGRNGNGNVASGDGYRFRGRGPIQVTGRDNYRRAGLLIGQPLEEQPALLLDVDVGAMAAAAYWQDNGLNALADAGDILAVSRKINLGSATSKRTPEGLQDRIDRTRRALSILGVS; encoded by the coding sequence ATGCTCACCGCAGAACAACTGCAACAAGCCATGCGCTGCCCGAGTGTGCGCGCCAACCGCTGGCATCCCGCGTTGAGCGCTGCCATGCGCAAGTTCAGCATCAGCACGCCGCGGCGCATCGCGCACTTCGTCGCGGAGCTCGGACACGAAAGCCTCAGCCTTTCGCGGACGGAAGAAAACCTCAGCTACAGCAGCCTGCCGCGACTGCTGCAAGTGTTCGGGCATCGACTGCCGCCCGACGCCGCCAGCCAGTACCTGCGCCAACCGGAGAAGCTGGGCAACCAGGTCTACGCCGGTCGCAACGGTAACGGCAACGTCGCCAGCGGCGACGGCTACCGGTTCCGCGGCCGCGGCCCGATCCAGGTTACCGGGCGCGACAACTATCGCCGTGCGGGCCTGCTGATCGGCCAGCCGCTGGAGGAGCAGCCGGCGCTCCTGCTCGACGTCGATGTCGGCGCGATGGCCGCAGCCGCGTACTGGCAGGATAACGGGCTGAACGCGCTAGCGGACGCTGGCGACATCCTCGCGGTCAGCCGGAAGATCAACCTGGGCTCGGCCACGTCGAAGCGCACGCCGGAAGGCCTGCAGGACCGCATCGACCGCACCCGCCGCGCCCTGTCCATTCTGGGGGTGAGCTGA
- a CDS encoding phage tail protein I, translated as MSSLLPPNATSLERALERASARIDDVPTPMRKLWNADTCPVELLPWLAWALSIDTWQPNWPEHVKRARLRTAMEIQRRKGTAQSVRQVVAAFGGAVQLREWWQQEPPGQPHTFEMVLTLTGEGGETATAQYVNDVIAEVSRTKPVRSHFTFTQGVQAKLPVGVVFAARVASYRRLQLQVE; from the coding sequence ATGAGTAGCTTGTTGCCGCCCAACGCGACGTCGCTCGAACGTGCTCTGGAACGCGCGTCGGCTCGCATCGATGACGTGCCGACCCCCATGCGGAAGCTATGGAACGCCGACACGTGCCCCGTCGAATTGCTGCCCTGGTTGGCGTGGGCTTTGTCGATCGACACGTGGCAGCCCAACTGGCCGGAACACGTCAAGCGCGCACGACTTCGAACCGCGATGGAAATCCAACGCCGCAAGGGCACCGCGCAAAGCGTGCGGCAGGTCGTAGCGGCTTTCGGTGGCGCGGTGCAGCTACGCGAGTGGTGGCAGCAAGAGCCGCCAGGACAGCCGCACACCTTCGAAATGGTGCTGACGTTAACCGGCGAAGGCGGGGAAACCGCCACGGCCCAGTACGTCAACGACGTGATCGCCGAGGTCAGCAGAACAAAACCCGTCCGGTCGCATTTCACATTCACGCAGGGCGTCCAAGCCAAGTTGCCAGTTGGCGTGGTGTTTGCCGCCCGAGTCGCTTCCTATCGCCGCCTGCAGCTGCAGGTCGAATAG
- a CDS encoding phage virion morphogenesis protein: MDELQQLEAWVAPLLAKLEPSQRRALARTIGGELRRGQIQRIRDQRNPDGSAYAPRKRDEAGKIKRRKAAMFQRITQARYLKIEASERGAAVGFLGRVARIARVHQEGLTDRVDRDGPSVRYERRQLLGFTEAERQAIRDLLVEHLTR, translated from the coding sequence ATGGACGAGCTGCAGCAATTGGAAGCGTGGGTCGCGCCGCTGCTCGCCAAGCTGGAACCATCCCAACGTCGCGCACTCGCCCGGACTATTGGCGGCGAGCTGCGCCGCGGTCAAATTCAGCGTATTCGTGATCAACGGAACCCGGACGGTAGCGCATACGCGCCCCGCAAACGCGACGAGGCAGGCAAGATCAAGCGACGTAAGGCCGCGATGTTCCAGCGCATAACGCAAGCGCGCTATCTGAAGATCGAGGCCAGCGAACGCGGCGCAGCGGTCGGCTTTCTTGGGCGCGTCGCCCGCATCGCCCGCGTCCACCAAGAAGGCCTGACCGATCGCGTAGACCGTGATGGTCCATCCGTGCGCTATGAGCGCCGTCAACTGCTGGGATTCACCGAGGCAGAGCGCCAGGCGATCCGCGATCTGCTAGTCGAACACCTCACGCGATAG
- a CDS encoding phage holin family protein encodes MHSLVTALTLIACVAICARLITYQRGPDASHRVGVGLCAWLLIVCTGGQAIHITLAGASAHASPWQLGVLAVLAVLTYRARGNVARILRVE; translated from the coding sequence ATGCATAGCCTTGTTACCGCCCTGACGCTGATCGCCTGCGTCGCCATCTGCGCCCGCTTGATCACCTACCAGCGCGGGCCGGACGCTTCCCACCGCGTTGGTGTTGGCTTGTGCGCATGGCTGCTCATCGTCTGCACCGGCGGGCAAGCCATCCACATCACGCTGGCGGGCGCCTCTGCCCACGCAAGCCCCTGGCAGTTGGGCGTCCTGGCTGTACTCGCAGTCCTTACCTACCGCGCCCGCGGCAACGTCGCGCGCATTCTGAGGGTCGAATGA
- a CDS encoding baseplate assembly protein — protein sequence MSTFTAVDLSRLPAPAIVEQIDYEVVLAQILADFRRFAPEFSAFTEADPIYKALQVLAYREVKVRQRANEGCRAVMLAYAAGSDLDQLAFGFGVTRKVLDPGNPAQSIPPTMESDLEFRRRAQLSPESLSVAGPEGAYIFHALSAHASVLDASATSPSPGEVVVTVLARENDGTADAALVAAVAAKLSDDSVRPLTDHVTVRAATIVRYAVEATVYTYAGPDSALVLAESKRRLERYVQESHRIGRDVPLSGIYSVLHSEGVQRVEITSPASGLVIDRTEASWCTGITITSGGVDE from the coding sequence ATGTCCACCTTTACCGCCGTCGATCTCTCGCGGTTGCCCGCGCCCGCCATTGTCGAACAGATCGACTACGAAGTCGTGCTGGCGCAGATCCTCGCAGACTTCCGCCGCTTCGCGCCAGAGTTCAGCGCGTTCACCGAAGCCGATCCCATCTACAAGGCGCTGCAGGTGCTTGCGTACCGCGAAGTGAAAGTCCGGCAGCGAGCGAATGAAGGCTGTCGGGCCGTAATGCTGGCCTACGCGGCAGGATCTGATCTGGACCAGTTGGCGTTCGGCTTCGGTGTAACGCGAAAAGTGCTCGATCCGGGCAATCCGGCGCAATCCATCCCGCCGACGATGGAAAGCGATTTGGAGTTCCGGCGCCGCGCACAGCTTTCGCCGGAAAGTCTCAGCGTGGCCGGACCGGAAGGCGCGTACATTTTCCACGCACTCAGCGCCCACGCGAGCGTGTTGGATGCGTCGGCTACGAGTCCTTCCCCCGGCGAGGTCGTTGTGACCGTTCTGGCGCGCGAGAACGACGGCACTGCCGATGCCGCCCTGGTCGCCGCGGTGGCCGCCAAGCTGTCCGATGACTCGGTACGCCCGCTCACCGATCACGTGACCGTGCGCGCGGCCACCATCGTGCGCTATGCCGTGGAAGCGACGGTGTACACCTACGCCGGTCCCGATTCCGCTTTGGTCCTCGCCGAATCCAAACGCCGACTGGAGCGTTACGTCCAGGAATCACACCGAATCGGGCGGGACGTTCCCCTGTCAGGCATCTACTCCGTACTGCACTCCGAAGGCGTGCAGCGCGTCGAGATCACGTCGCCGGCGTCCGGACTCGTCATCGATCGCACCGAAGCGTCCTGGTGTACAGGCATCACGATCACTTCTGGCGGCGTCGATGAGTAG
- a CDS encoding phage tail protein, with product MIKPESLRAQLTAAIPELKRDPDRMLLFIKEGGLAATLAPGLSFEYRYTLHLIITDFGGHPDAVMVPLLVWLARNQSELLANPSLRDGIAFEAELLANDKVDLEIRLPLTERVGVHKQQGGGYKVEHYPEPEIESTLPGGRWDVYLQGEWIGGWDAPDAAAG from the coding sequence GTGATCAAGCCGGAGAGCCTGCGAGCGCAGCTCACCGCGGCGATACCGGAACTCAAGCGCGACCCGGACCGAATGCTGCTGTTTATCAAAGAGGGCGGTTTAGCGGCCACGCTCGCGCCGGGTCTGTCGTTTGAGTATCGGTATACGCTGCACCTGATCATCACCGACTTCGGCGGCCACCCTGACGCGGTCATGGTCCCGCTGCTTGTGTGGCTGGCGCGCAATCAATCCGAGCTGCTGGCCAATCCTTCGCTTCGCGACGGCATCGCGTTTGAGGCCGAGCTGCTGGCGAACGACAAGGTAGACCTGGAAATCAGGCTGCCGCTGACCGAGCGCGTCGGCGTGCATAAGCAGCAAGGCGGCGGGTACAAGGTGGAGCATTACCCCGAGCCCGAGATCGAGTCCACACTTCCCGGCGGTCGCTGGGATGTGTACCTGCAGGGCGAATGGATCGGCGGTTGGGACGCGCCGGACGCTGCAGCGGGCTGA
- a CDS encoding putative holin: MAEPTSLSTAGGLTAGVGLAAMWPGIDGDALIGAFAGATLFVVSAKSLPTWQRLVYLLVSVVAGYQSGIEIVRWIPIRSTGVAAFVASAVAITITLTLIEKSRAFDLNWLRRGGPPNA, from the coding sequence ATGGCCGAACCGACTTCCCTTTCCACGGCCGGCGGGCTCACCGCAGGAGTGGGCCTTGCCGCGATGTGGCCGGGCATCGACGGCGATGCACTGATCGGCGCCTTCGCCGGCGCGACCCTTTTCGTGGTGTCCGCGAAATCGCTGCCGACCTGGCAGCGACTCGTCTATCTGCTGGTCAGCGTTGTGGCCGGCTATCAATCCGGCATCGAGATCGTCCGGTGGATCCCGATTCGTTCCACTGGCGTGGCCGCTTTCGTGGCGTCGGCCGTCGCCATCACGATCACGCTGACGCTGATCGAAAAGAGCCGCGCCTTCGACCTGAACTGGTTGCGCCGCGGAGGGCCGCCGAATGCATAG
- a CDS encoding head completion/stabilization protein — MSGFIANGNAGDEAVIANSEFWPSIDPIALRAAMRIDGAVAPDRLRSTIVAVALEVNADLAKWRAQQQNAGFEKLNDVPSEHIDGVSRLAQLYLRAIACGTAAELAQRYRSYDTAAAGDKRADDLTPSIDELRRDLRFAVRDFLGASRITVELI, encoded by the coding sequence ATGAGCGGATTCATCGCAAACGGAAACGCTGGAGACGAAGCGGTCATTGCGAACAGCGAGTTCTGGCCATCGATCGATCCGATCGCGTTGCGCGCCGCCATGCGCATCGATGGCGCCGTCGCGCCCGATCGTCTGCGCTCGACCATCGTCGCCGTGGCGCTGGAAGTCAACGCCGATCTGGCGAAGTGGCGGGCGCAGCAGCAGAACGCGGGATTCGAAAAGCTCAACGACGTGCCTTCCGAGCACATCGACGGCGTGTCCCGTCTCGCTCAGCTATACCTGCGAGCCATCGCTTGTGGGACGGCTGCCGAGCTGGCCCAACGGTATCGCTCCTACGACACCGCGGCCGCAGGCGATAAACGTGCCGACGATCTGACGCCGAGCATCGACGAGCTGCGTCGGGATCTGCGCTTTGCGGTGCGCGACTTTCTGGGAGCCTCGCGCATCACTGTGGAGCTGATCTGA
- a CDS encoding tail protein X produces MRVYARQGDTLDLLCWRHLGRTVGLLEMALELNPGLCQLGAILPHGTPVDLPELTPSTTAAAVRPLVQLWD; encoded by the coding sequence ATGCGCGTCTACGCGCGCCAAGGCGACACGCTTGACCTGCTGTGCTGGCGACACCTCGGCCGGACCGTGGGCCTGCTGGAGATGGCATTGGAGCTCAATCCGGGCTTGTGCCAGCTCGGCGCCATCCTTCCGCACGGTACGCCTGTCGATCTTCCCGAACTCACCCCTTCCACCACCGCGGCCGCAGTTCGGCCGCTGGTCCAACTCTGGGACTGA
- the gpM gene encoding phage terminase small subunit: MAHSPAKNHYVQALAAKEAASRGSNELMAGATAYEQHMAQLQSDRLRLKQVQSAQAKAELKRDMLPAYGPYVAGVIEAGNGTPDEVLTTTMLWCIDVGAFQEALTVAEYVLRHGLAMPDRFERTTGCLVAEEIAEAALKAQKVGELFDAGILAHAAALTATEDMPDEVRAKLHLALGRALLNGVTDDSVPPGADVQAGVDNLKRAIDLHSSCGGKKDLERAERFLKKHAAPPADAGASS, from the coding sequence ATGGCGCACAGCCCTGCTAAGAATCACTACGTCCAGGCACTGGCGGCCAAGGAGGCCGCCAGCCGAGGCTCCAACGAGCTGATGGCCGGCGCCACCGCCTATGAGCAGCACATGGCCCAATTGCAGTCTGATCGTCTGCGGCTAAAGCAGGTCCAGTCCGCACAGGCCAAGGCCGAACTCAAACGCGACATGCTGCCCGCCTACGGCCCCTATGTCGCCGGCGTGATCGAGGCCGGCAACGGCACGCCGGATGAAGTACTTACCACGACGATGCTGTGGTGCATCGACGTGGGCGCCTTTCAGGAAGCCCTCACCGTCGCCGAGTACGTGCTGCGGCACGGCCTGGCGATGCCCGATCGCTTCGAACGCACCACCGGTTGCCTCGTGGCCGAGGAAATCGCGGAAGCCGCGCTGAAGGCGCAAAAGGTCGGCGAGTTGTTCGACGCCGGCATCCTCGCCCACGCCGCCGCGCTGACGGCTACCGAGGATATGCCCGACGAAGTGCGCGCCAAGCTCCATCTGGCGCTGGGTCGGGCACTGCTGAACGGAGTCACCGACGACTCCGTGCCGCCCGGGGCCGACGTCCAGGCCGGCGTCGACAACCTCAAGCGAGCGATCGACCTGCACAGCAGCTGCGGCGGCAAGAAGGATCTGGAGCGCGCCGAGCGCTTCTTGAAGAAACACGCTGCGCCGCCGGCGGATGCCGGCGCGAGCAGCTAA
- a CDS encoding Hint domain-containing protein, whose protein sequence is MAVGLRTLLSNVTIAGVTYNGAVDLDDVFHARGTAAAAPDAGMRADTASDLSARYYPRSLGGTTLPVDTGYRNEQGVDIRQMYAQRGSVGGGGDGGGGCLPLGTMIPLCSGNTKRIEDIQPGDQVVGYYVDGMIDESSPDWTVWNVEREAGKRGQLVPVTVRMTLHASYPSHWLINGELRATYEHRFFVLRDGAWAWRQARELRSGDAFLSIDREEVPINSVAFVDAPLQVANIDVEDVDCFMFEAFPGTIVLSHNPEQKN, encoded by the coding sequence ATGGCCGTGGGGCTGCGCACCTTGCTATCCAACGTCACCATTGCCGGTGTGACGTACAACGGCGCCGTTGACCTGGACGACGTCTTCCATGCTCGCGGCACCGCCGCGGCCGCGCCCGATGCGGGGATGCGCGCAGACACTGCTTCCGATCTGTCCGCACGCTACTACCCGCGATCACTGGGCGGCACCACGCTACCGGTGGACACAGGCTATCGCAACGAACAGGGCGTCGACATTCGCCAGATGTATGCGCAACGTGGCTCTGTCGGCGGCGGCGGCGATGGCGGCGGCGGGTGCCTACCCTTAGGCACGATGATCCCTTTGTGCAGCGGCAACACGAAGCGGATCGAGGACATTCAGCCCGGCGACCAGGTCGTGGGCTACTACGTCGACGGCATGATCGACGAAAGCTCGCCGGACTGGACCGTCTGGAACGTTGAACGGGAAGCGGGCAAGCGTGGCCAGTTGGTGCCAGTCACCGTTCGTATGACCCTGCACGCCAGTTACCCCTCGCACTGGCTAATCAATGGCGAGCTGCGCGCCACCTACGAACATCGGTTCTTCGTGCTGCGGGACGGCGCGTGGGCGTGGCGGCAGGCACGGGAGCTGCGCAGCGGCGACGCCTTCCTGTCCATCGACCGCGAGGAGGTGCCGATCAATTCTGTCGCGTTCGTCGACGCGCCTCTGCAGGTAGCGAACATCGACGTGGAAGATGTCGATTGCTTCATGTTCGAAGCGTTTCCTGGGACGATCGTCCTGTCGCATAATCCCGAGCAGAAGAACTAA
- a CDS encoding tail fiber domain-containing protein, protein MKLTTAGRAAMVNPENTGTAAVRISEIGVTGQSFAATAELTVLPGEIKRLRTFAGAAVADDTIHVTLRDDSSDQYTLWGFGLYADSGILVATYCATSPIMEKAAQAMLLLAVDGRIEDILATSLTFGDTDWMNPPATTTVQGVVELADNDEAIAGVDNSRAVTAAGIKAVLNARFGANAPSAFVKPLLALATAALLRGALEIKSAALKDDGAGKGLDADLLDGQHGAYYLAWDNLTGVPPSFPPSGHRHDWANLDNVPSTASRWPTWLEVTGKPPAFPPSGHIHAAADVQSGVFDVARIPDLEQTKVAGLVSALAAKAPRRDPQFTGTGIRIGVDNAGESAITFGVDDFYYYSNNEAIGLFSTSKGQIYRTHKSSKTTEYTGTVAAPNFVALDYGSNGGFFRVGNDVDLIDVGVSNTAAVRGLQDPTKGYFLFGNSGHQFGWDGQRLMFGPWEIWSRGNFDPNTKASIGATVQFADVTASRGDGSGVIFLGRGDRYLFWDGGSYRMPGAQLVVDGGFQKGSSRELKDIDGPIPYGLAELLRIETAIGSYKQDYHEDGGRKRLFVIAEQLAEIVPEPVFAGAIEYGDRKLDAVEDGQLVPLLIKAVQELAERVFVLEGKH, encoded by the coding sequence ATGAAACTGACCACGGCCGGCCGCGCCGCGATGGTCAACCCCGAGAACACCGGCACCGCAGCCGTTCGCATCAGCGAAATTGGCGTAACCGGGCAATCGTTCGCGGCGACAGCCGAACTTACCGTGCTGCCCGGCGAGATTAAGCGCCTGCGCACCTTCGCTGGCGCGGCAGTGGCGGACGATACGATTCACGTCACGCTGCGGGACGACAGCTCTGACCAGTACACGTTGTGGGGCTTCGGCCTCTACGCGGACAGCGGCATCCTGGTCGCAACCTACTGCGCGACGTCGCCGATCATGGAGAAGGCGGCGCAGGCAATGCTGTTGCTTGCAGTCGACGGTCGTATAGAAGACATCCTGGCCACCAGCCTGACGTTCGGCGACACCGACTGGATGAATCCGCCGGCGACTACGACGGTCCAAGGTGTGGTGGAGCTGGCGGACAACGACGAAGCTATCGCAGGCGTCGACAACAGCCGCGCCGTGACCGCGGCCGGAATCAAGGCAGTGCTGAACGCGCGCTTTGGCGCAAACGCGCCCAGCGCGTTTGTAAAGCCGCTGCTCGCACTGGCAACGGCCGCGCTTCTGCGCGGTGCGCTGGAGATCAAGTCCGCGGCGTTGAAAGACGACGGCGCCGGCAAGGGCCTAGATGCGGACCTGCTGGACGGCCAGCACGGCGCCTATTACCTGGCGTGGGACAACCTGACCGGAGTACCGCCGAGCTTTCCGCCCAGCGGGCATCGCCACGACTGGGCGAACCTGGACAACGTCCCCAGCACAGCATCCCGGTGGCCCACCTGGCTGGAAGTCACCGGAAAGCCCCCCGCCTTTCCGCCGAGCGGCCACATTCACGCGGCTGCGGACGTGCAATCCGGCGTCTTCGACGTGGCTCGGATCCCGGACCTGGAACAAACGAAGGTGGCCGGCTTGGTCTCGGCGCTGGCGGCAAAGGCTCCACGGCGCGACCCGCAGTTCACCGGCACGGGGATCCGGATCGGCGTCGACAACGCTGGCGAGAGCGCGATCACTTTCGGGGTCGACGACTTCTACTACTACTCCAACAACGAGGCCATAGGCCTGTTTTCCACGTCGAAGGGCCAGATCTACCGCACGCACAAATCGAGCAAGACCACAGAGTACACCGGCACGGTCGCCGCTCCGAACTTCGTCGCCTTGGATTACGGCAGTAATGGCGGCTTTTTCCGGGTCGGCAATGACGTTGACCTGATCGACGTCGGCGTATCGAATACCGCCGCCGTGCGCGGTCTGCAAGATCCGACCAAGGGCTATTTTCTCTTCGGCAACTCTGGACACCAATTCGGCTGGGACGGACAGCGGCTGATGTTTGGCCCGTGGGAAATTTGGAGCCGCGGCAACTTCGACCCCAACACAAAGGCCAGCATTGGAGCCACCGTTCAGTTCGCAGACGTCACTGCCAGCCGCGGGGATGGCAGCGGCGTGATCTTCCTTGGGCGCGGAGACCGCTACTTGTTCTGGGATGGCGGGTCGTATCGAATGCCCGGCGCGCAGCTCGTCGTCGACGGAGGATTCCAGAAGGGCTCGTCGCGCGAGCTGAAGGACATCGATGGGCCGATCCCCTATGGCCTAGCGGAGCTGCTGCGCATCGAAACTGCCATCGGCAGCTACAAGCAGGACTACCACGAGGACGGCGGGCGAAAGCGTCTTTTCGTGATCGCCGAACAGCTCGCAGAAATCGTGCCAGAACCCGTGTTCGCTGGCGCGATCGAATACGGCGACCGCAAGTTGGACGCGGTCGAGGATGGTCAGCTAGTTCCGTTGCTGATCAAGGCCGTCCAGGAATTGGCCGAGCGCGTCTTCGTCCTTGAGGGCAAGCACTGA
- a CDS encoding phage major capsid protein, P2 family, with protein sequence MRPLTRRQFNAYNAQVAQLNEVESTAVTFAVAPTVQQKLENRIQESSEFLSKINVVGVDELQGEKVALGVSGTVAGRTDTSAGQKRQPRNVAAVDGTGYQAVQTDFDTAIKYATLDAWAKFPDFQARLRDAIVQRQALDRLMIGFNGTSVAPTTNRATNPLLQDVNKGWLQQYRDHANARVLASGKTAGKVVIGSSVNADYKNLDALVYDAVSALIDPWHQKNPALIVVLGRELVHDKYFPMVNKDQPATEKLATDIILSQKRAGGLPLAEVPYIPDGTLLITTLKNLSLYWQINGRRRYMKEEPELNQIANYESSNDAYVVEDFGLGCVVEHIEIEA encoded by the coding sequence ATGCGCCCGCTTACCCGTCGCCAGTTCAACGCCTATAACGCCCAGGTCGCTCAGCTCAATGAAGTCGAGTCGACCGCCGTCACGTTCGCTGTGGCGCCCACTGTCCAGCAGAAGCTGGAAAACCGCATTCAGGAATCCAGCGAGTTCCTGAGCAAGATCAACGTCGTCGGCGTCGACGAACTTCAGGGCGAGAAGGTTGCCCTGGGCGTCTCCGGCACGGTTGCCGGCCGAACCGACACCAGCGCCGGTCAGAAGCGCCAACCGCGCAACGTCGCCGCGGTCGACGGCACCGGGTATCAGGCGGTGCAGACCGACTTCGACACCGCGATCAAATACGCGACGCTCGACGCCTGGGCCAAGTTCCCCGACTTCCAGGCCCGCCTGCGCGATGCGATCGTGCAACGGCAGGCGCTCGATCGCCTGATGATCGGCTTCAACGGCACCAGCGTGGCGCCCACGACCAACCGCGCAACCAATCCGTTGCTGCAGGACGTCAACAAGGGCTGGCTGCAGCAGTACCGCGACCACGCCAACGCTCGCGTGCTCGCGTCGGGCAAGACCGCCGGTAAAGTCGTCATCGGCTCCAGCGTCAATGCGGACTACAAGAACCTCGACGCTCTCGTTTACGACGCAGTCAGCGCGCTGATCGATCCGTGGCACCAGAAGAATCCGGCCCTCATCGTAGTGCTGGGCCGCGAGCTGGTGCACGACAAGTATTTTCCGATGGTCAACAAGGACCAGCCGGCCACCGAGAAGCTGGCAACCGACATCATCCTGTCCCAGAAGCGCGCGGGCGGTCTGCCGCTCGCGGAAGTTCCGTACATCCCGGACGGCACTCTGCTGATCACTACGCTGAAGAACCTGTCGCTGTACTGGCAGATCAATGGTCGGCGCCGCTACATGAAGGAAGAACCCGAACTGAATCAGATCGCCAACTACGAATCGTCGAACGACGCGTATGTCGTCGAGGATTTCGGCCTGGGCTGCGTCGTCGAGCACATCGAGATCGAGGCCTGA